The following proteins are encoded in a genomic region of Desulfosporosinus youngiae DSM 17734:
- the cphA gene encoding cyanophycin synthetase — translation MEIREIQAIEGANVYSHRPIIRAVVDLQEWTERFTDELEDFRHRLVEHLPTLLEHHCSRGKAGGFLERLQEGTLIGHVIEHVTIELLTQAGQTIKYGKTMAILEKPGWYEIIFNYEAKAGAIEGFKQGFSLVNTLLNQNSFNVSQAVNQIKREMAKYELGVSTQVIVEACLERGIPVHRLNGGSLLQLGYGRNQRRIQATVTDATSSIGVDIACDKEMTKKILSEGGVPVPCGHIVHTEEEAVQAFLEMETAVVIKPLHGNQGKGVTLQLTNIAEVRAAFKLAQSFGEWVIIEEYIEGQHYRLVVVGDRLIAAAKRVPAHVIGDGRSTIEELVAQTNADPLRGEDHEKVLTKIKIDSVVLLNLTLKNLTLAYVPAKGETVYLRDSANLSTGGIAEDVTDLVHPDNVELAVYASKLIGLDVAGIDLVIEDIEASYRERSGHIIEVNAAPGIRMHHFPSKGKARNVGKAIVEQVIPSGNGRIPIVAVSGTNGKTTTTRMISKLLTDQQLLVGMTSTDGIYINKKMWIKGDMTGPESAKAVLRHPQVQVAVLETARGGILRSGLGYDYADVAVITNVSKDHLGQYGIETLEDIAHVKSLIAEVVKPHSYVVLNADDPHVVQMAERTQGRVIFFSTEKDNIHIRRHLGKGGTAVFVRRGMILLCQGSQTFRICSVKQIPVTWDGKAKHNIQNALAAIASGWALGISTTAIRNSLQEFSSDAEHNRGRLNLYEVSGVKVFVDYGHNAAGIQEITNTLKHFKKKSLVGCITVPGDRPDETVREVGRIAAKGFQRLIIREDNDLRGRKPGEVAQLIYDEAILSGMDPKMITIVLPEIEAFCAGLDSCVPGDTFVMFYEHLEPIEEEIRKRMELEKALSYVAAQSDWVVGGEF, via the coding sequence ATGGAGATTAGAGAAATCCAAGCAATCGAAGGGGCAAATGTTTACAGCCATCGCCCAATTATTCGAGCGGTTGTGGATCTCCAAGAATGGACGGAACGGTTTACTGATGAACTGGAGGATTTTCGTCATCGACTGGTCGAACATTTGCCGACTCTGCTTGAGCACCATTGCTCAAGGGGTAAGGCAGGCGGATTTCTAGAGAGGTTGCAAGAGGGGACCCTTATTGGACATGTAATTGAACATGTTACTATAGAACTTTTAACTCAAGCGGGACAAACTATTAAATATGGCAAAACCATGGCGATATTGGAAAAACCGGGTTGGTATGAGATTATCTTTAATTACGAAGCTAAAGCAGGCGCAATTGAAGGGTTTAAACAGGGCTTTTCACTGGTAAATACTCTTCTGAACCAAAACTCATTTAATGTATCACAAGCGGTAAACCAGATTAAAAGAGAGATGGCTAAATATGAATTGGGGGTTTCTACACAAGTAATTGTTGAAGCTTGTCTGGAACGGGGGATTCCAGTTCATCGCCTCAATGGGGGGAGCCTATTGCAGTTGGGATATGGCCGAAATCAACGGCGTATCCAGGCAACCGTTACTGATGCGACCTCCAGTATAGGGGTTGATATCGCTTGTGATAAGGAAATGACCAAAAAAATACTTAGCGAGGGTGGGGTGCCCGTCCCTTGTGGACATATTGTTCATACGGAAGAGGAGGCTGTCCAAGCGTTTCTCGAAATGGAGACCGCTGTAGTCATTAAGCCCTTGCACGGAAATCAGGGGAAGGGAGTAACACTTCAGCTTACAAATATTGCTGAGGTTAGAGCTGCCTTTAAACTGGCTCAGAGTTTTGGAGAATGGGTAATCATCGAAGAATATATTGAGGGACAGCATTATCGTTTGGTTGTAGTAGGGGATCGTCTTATTGCTGCAGCCAAGAGGGTCCCGGCTCATGTGATAGGGGATGGCCGATCGACCATTGAAGAATTAGTTGCTCAGACCAATGCTGACCCTCTGCGCGGGGAAGATCATGAGAAGGTCTTAACAAAAATTAAGATTGATTCGGTGGTACTTCTGAACCTGACACTCAAGAATTTAACTCTGGCATACGTTCCTGCCAAAGGGGAAACAGTTTATCTGCGGGACAGTGCTAATCTAAGTACGGGGGGAATCGCCGAGGATGTAACGGATCTCGTACATCCTGATAATGTTGAATTAGCGGTTTATGCCTCCAAGCTGATTGGGTTGGATGTGGCAGGCATCGATTTAGTGATCGAGGACATTGAGGCCTCCTACCGGGAGCGAAGTGGTCATATCATTGAAGTCAACGCGGCCCCAGGTATTCGTATGCATCATTTCCCCAGTAAAGGAAAGGCAAGAAATGTGGGTAAGGCAATAGTAGAACAGGTGATACCTTCCGGAAATGGACGGATCCCGATTGTTGCTGTCAGTGGCACAAATGGCAAAACAACAACCACTCGTATGATCAGCAAATTGCTTACAGATCAACAGCTTTTAGTGGGGATGACATCGACAGATGGGATATATATTAATAAAAAAATGTGGATTAAAGGGGATATGACCGGACCGGAGAGTGCGAAGGCTGTCCTGAGACACCCACAAGTTCAAGTAGCTGTTCTGGAAACGGCAAGGGGTGGAATATTACGGTCCGGCTTAGGGTATGATTATGCGGATGTGGCGGTTATTACGAATGTTTCAAAAGACCATTTAGGTCAATATGGAATAGAGACGCTTGAAGATATTGCGCATGTGAAAAGCCTTATTGCAGAGGTAGTCAAGCCCCATAGCTATGTGGTACTGAATGCTGATGATCCTCATGTTGTTCAGATGGCCGAACGTACACAAGGAAGAGTTATCTTTTTTAGTACAGAGAAAGATAATATTCATATTCGCAGACACTTAGGGAAAGGCGGAACAGCGGTCTTTGTGCGAAGGGGCATGATCCTGCTTTGTCAAGGGTCTCAAACCTTTCGGATATGCTCTGTAAAACAGATTCCCGTGACGTGGGATGGCAAAGCCAAACATAATATTCAAAATGCCCTGGCAGCCATCGCCTCAGGATGGGCATTGGGGATAAGCACGACAGCCATACGGAATTCACTTCAGGAATTCTCTTCCGATGCGGAACATAATCGCGGACGACTCAATTTATATGAAGTCAGCGGGGTGAAAGTGTTCGTTGACTATGGTCATAATGCGGCGGGAATTCAAGAGATTACTAACACACTCAAACACTTTAAAAAGAAATCCCTTGTCGGATGCATTACTGTACCAGGGGACCGGCCGGATGAGACCGTGCGTGAAGTCGGGCGGATTGCGGCAAAAGGATTTCAGCGTTTAATTATTCGAGAGGATAATGATTTAAGGGGACGAAAGCCTGGGGAGGTTGCACAGCTTATCTATGATGAGGCGATACTTAGTGGCATGGACCCTAAGATGATAACCATCGTACTGCCGGAAATAGAAGCTTTTTGTGCAGGACTTGACAGCTGTGTTCCAGGAGATACGTTTGTCATGTTTTATGAGCACTTGGAACCGATAGAAGAAGAAATTCGAAAGAGAATGGAATTAGAAAAAGCCTTGTCCTATGTAGCCGCTCAGAGTGATTGGGTTGTTGGCGGGGAATTTTGA
- a CDS encoding GntR family transcriptional regulator — MGKRLLPVILDGYKPLREIVFESMREAILSGVLEPGERLMEIQLAEEMGVSRTPVREAIRKLELENFVVMIPRKGAYVAGVSSKDVADVFEIRSALEGLAAGLAAERITEDELEQMERVLFYRANEGEMDLEQIVKTDTDFHALVYSASRNERLIQILANLREQIQRFRATSLAVPGRNKLALEEHRMIVEALRRHDSEEAQALAMAHIVTAENVMFDVLSIKNDPNKVDK, encoded by the coding sequence GTGGGGAAACGATTGCTGCCGGTTATACTCGACGGTTACAAGCCTTTGCGGGAGATTGTTTTTGAGTCTATGCGTGAGGCAATTTTAAGTGGGGTTCTCGAACCAGGAGAGCGGTTGATGGAAATTCAGCTGGCTGAAGAAATGGGGGTTAGCCGAACCCCTGTACGTGAAGCAATCAGGAAATTGGAACTCGAGAATTTTGTGGTTATGATTCCTCGTAAAGGAGCTTATGTTGCTGGTGTTTCCTCAAAAGATGTGGCAGATGTATTTGAGATTCGTTCAGCACTTGAGGGATTAGCTGCAGGACTGGCAGCAGAGCGTATTACAGAGGATGAATTGGAACAGATGGAACGGGTATTGTTCTATAGAGCTAACGAGGGAGAAATGGATCTGGAGCAAATTGTGAAGACTGACACGGATTTTCATGCTTTAGTCTATAGTGCCAGCCGGAATGAGCGTCTAATTCAAATCCTGGCTAATTTACGGGAACAGATTCAACGTTTTAGAGCAACCTCATTAGCTGTTCCAGGGCGAAATAAACTTGCTCTTGAAGAGCACCGTATGATTGTTGAAGCGTTAAGAAGGCATGACAGCGAGGAAGCTCAGGCTTTAGCAATGGCACATATTGTTACAGCCGAGAATGTCATGTTTGATGTGCTTAGTATTAAGAATGATCCGAACAAGGTGGATAAATGA
- a CDS encoding ribose-phosphate diphosphokinase, with protein MAAKEFKIFCGNANRPLALEIVDYLGVPLGEAKLKRFQDGETCLAIDESVRGADIYVVQPTCHPTNDTIMELLIMIDAIRRASARRITAVMPYYGYARQERKTRARDPITAKLMANLITTAGADRVVTMDLHAPAIQGFFDIPLDHLPGVPILAEYFREKGLENLCVVSPDLGGVTRARDLAERIGATLAIIDKRRPEANVSEIMHVIGELKGKTVIMIDDIIDTAGTITQGAQALVDRGAKEVYACCTHPVLSGPAIQRLEKSVIRELVITNTIPLGPEKVIPQIKVLSVAPLLGEAIVRIHEDLSVSKLFS; from the coding sequence ATGGCGGCAAAAGAATTTAAGATTTTTTGTGGGAATGCTAATCGGCCATTAGCACTAGAAATCGTAGACTATTTAGGGGTACCGCTTGGTGAAGCAAAGCTAAAACGTTTCCAGGATGGGGAGACATGTCTGGCCATTGATGAAAGTGTTCGAGGGGCAGATATTTATGTTGTTCAGCCAACTTGCCATCCAACCAATGATACCATCATGGAATTACTGATCATGATTGATGCGATTCGCAGGGCTTCAGCGCGTCGTATTACCGCTGTGATGCCCTACTATGGTTATGCCCGTCAAGAGCGTAAGACAAGGGCTCGTGACCCGATTACAGCGAAATTAATGGCAAACTTAATAACGACGGCAGGGGCGGACCGCGTAGTAACCATGGACCTGCACGCTCCGGCAATTCAAGGATTCTTTGATATTCCACTGGATCATTTGCCCGGTGTTCCCATTCTGGCAGAATATTTCAGGGAAAAAGGACTTGAAAATCTCTGTGTTGTTTCTCCGGATTTAGGTGGAGTTACACGAGCCAGAGACCTCGCGGAACGGATTGGAGCTACCCTTGCTATTATCGATAAGCGGCGTCCGGAAGCCAACGTTTCGGAAATTATGCATGTTATCGGTGAACTGAAAGGGAAGACCGTGATCATGATCGATGACATCATCGATACAGCGGGAACCATTACTCAGGGGGCCCAAGCCCTTGTTGATCGGGGGGCTAAGGAAGTATACGCATGTTGTACGCACCCTGTATTATCTGGTCCGGCGATCCAACGTTTGGAGAAATCAGTTATTCGGGAACTCGTTATTACGAATACGATTCCTTTAGGCCCGGAGAAAGTGATTCCTCAGATCAAGGTATTGTCCGTAGCTCCGCTTTTAGGTGAAGCTATTGTCCGCATTCACGAGGATCTTTCGGTCAGTAAACTCTTTAGTTAA
- the spoVG gene encoding septation regulator SpoVG, whose protein sequence is MNITDVRVRKINTEGKMKAVVSVTFDNAFVVHDVKVVEGMNGIFVAMPSRKTPEGEFRDIAHPISAVAREVIQTAVLKAYQEAI, encoded by the coding sequence ATGAATATTACCGATGTGCGGGTTCGGAAGATTAATACTGAAGGAAAGATGAAAGCAGTCGTCTCGGTAACCTTTGATAATGCTTTCGTTGTCCATGATGTTAAAGTCGTTGAAGGTATGAATGGTATTTTTGTCGCCATGCCCAGCCGTAAAACTCCTGAAGGGGAATTTCGTGATATCGCCCACCCCATTTCTGCTGTGGCACGGGAAGTGATTCAAACTGCTGTTTTAAAAGCTTATCAAGAAGCCATTTGA
- the purR gene encoding pur operon repressor yields the protein MEKMKRAERMVAITQVLMLKPNVLTPLTIFAEQFRTAKSTISEDLMAVKASLLLSGHGHLETISGAAGGVRYIPEISKDEASQVLSSLAERLNDKERILAGGFLYMTDILFDPSVLRPLGLIFAGAFRDKKPDVVVTIETKGIPLALVTAEALGVPMVVIRSGNKVTEGSSVSINYVSGSSRRIQTMSLSRRALEPQQRVLVIDDFMKAGGTALGIKTLMEEFEADVVGIGILVESQITAEPKLVEGYLSLLQLKELNQHSGKTSVVPVFSY from the coding sequence GTGGAGAAGATGAAACGAGCGGAACGGATGGTGGCTATCACCCAGGTGTTGATGTTAAAGCCCAATGTCCTGACCCCTTTAACCATATTTGCTGAGCAGTTTCGGACGGCTAAATCCACAATAAGTGAGGATCTGATGGCAGTCAAGGCCAGTCTTTTGCTGTCAGGTCATGGTCATCTCGAAACCATTTCCGGAGCGGCCGGAGGAGTGCGTTACATTCCGGAAATATCGAAAGATGAAGCTTCGCAAGTACTGAGCAGCTTGGCTGAACGTCTGAACGATAAAGAGAGAATTCTGGCCGGAGGCTTTCTTTATATGACCGACATCTTGTTTGATCCCTCAGTTTTACGTCCGCTAGGCTTAATTTTCGCCGGCGCATTCCGGGATAAGAAGCCTGATGTCGTGGTTACCATTGAAACGAAAGGAATTCCTCTTGCTCTTGTTACAGCAGAGGCTTTAGGAGTACCTATGGTTGTTATCCGCAGCGGCAATAAAGTAACAGAGGGCTCTTCTGTCAGTATAAATTATGTTTCCGGATCATCCCGGCGTATCCAAACTATGTCCCTTTCTCGAAGGGCGTTAGAACCACAGCAGCGCGTCCTTGTTATTGACGATTTCATGAAAGCCGGCGGAACAGCCTTAGGAATCAAGACATTGATGGAAGAGTTTGAAGCGGACGTCGTCGGCATTGGGATTCTGGTAGAATCCCAAATTACTGCGGAGCCTAAGCTTGTTGAAGGGTACTTATCTCTTTTACAGCTGAAGGAATTGAATCAGCACTCAGGAAAAACATCGGTTGTACCTGTATTTAGTTACTGA
- the ispE gene encoding 4-(cytidine 5'-diphospho)-2-C-methyl-D-erythritol kinase → MEESFLTTFANAKINLALAVQGIREDGYHELQSVMQSIDLHDIVRVRRHGEEVVCRCGALSGSDNLAYKAALEFLEQCGLARGIEIEIEKHIPIQAGLAGGSTDAAATLRLLNQLYGEPLSTEELLTLAAGCGADVAFCLQGGTMWATGRGERLERLPAAPKLDLVLVKPDTGVNTGEAYRRFDSVGQTGRLIRADWEKALTGDSALQIAELLYNNLEPASVQLVPHILDYKQHLLEAGCYGALMSGSGSSVFGVAKGKQHAMQVAETLRKKGLNYVWATTTI, encoded by the coding sequence ATGGAAGAGTCTTTTCTCACAACGTTCGCAAATGCTAAGATTAATCTGGCCTTAGCTGTTCAAGGAATTCGAGAAGATGGGTACCATGAGCTTCAAAGTGTCATGCAATCAATCGATTTACATGATATTGTTCGAGTTCGTCGTCATGGGGAAGAGGTTGTATGTCGTTGCGGAGCATTAAGTGGTTCGGATAACTTAGCCTATAAGGCAGCCCTGGAGTTTTTAGAACAATGTGGATTAGCAAGAGGAATTGAAATTGAGATCGAAAAGCATATTCCCATTCAGGCCGGATTAGCAGGAGGAAGCACGGATGCTGCTGCAACTCTTCGTTTATTAAATCAGCTTTATGGAGAACCTTTAAGTACGGAAGAACTTCTTACCCTGGCGGCCGGATGTGGAGCAGATGTGGCTTTTTGTCTTCAAGGCGGAACGATGTGGGCGACCGGACGGGGTGAGAGACTTGAACGATTGCCGGCTGCTCCGAAATTGGACCTTGTCTTGGTTAAGCCTGATACTGGAGTGAACACGGGAGAAGCTTACCGCCGGTTTGATTCAGTTGGGCAGACGGGGCGTTTAATAAGAGCGGATTGGGAAAAGGCCTTAACAGGGGACTCGGCACTGCAAATTGCAGAGCTGCTGTATAATAATCTTGAGCCGGCCTCGGTTCAGTTGGTTCCGCATATCCTAGACTATAAACAACACTTGCTTGAGGCAGGGTGTTATGGAGCCTTGATGTCTGGCAGCGGCTCTAGTGTATTTGGAGTTGCCAAGGGAAAGCAACACGCCATGCAGGTGGCAGAAACGTTGAGAAAAAAGGGTTTAAACTATGTTTGGGCAACAACGACTATTTAA
- a CDS encoding PRC-barrel domain-containing protein, which translates to MKPSRKFLSLPIISLQEGQQIGYVKNLILNASTKSLAAIVVDPKGFFKDQRIIPYSKVVSVGDDAITIGKESHVEKTSSLPELLELVKEKLTIIGTKMVTETGKTLGTADEYYVDPSTGEITQIEISGGKLEGFLNGKAWISAEYVTTIGHDVIVTQKGSENSLTVSDKGLSESFKNLIHTTSHLASETTHTISSYFKKDRIKPTSQAVQDKPPVIFPETETETILSPEETIPEIPTTKNPQG; encoded by the coding sequence ATGAAACCCAGCCGAAAATTTTTGTCATTACCAATCATTTCCCTTCAAGAAGGACAGCAAATTGGCTATGTAAAGAACTTAATTTTAAATGCCTCAACCAAGTCTCTGGCTGCGATCGTGGTAGACCCTAAGGGCTTTTTTAAGGACCAACGAATTATCCCCTACTCTAAAGTCGTCAGCGTTGGCGATGACGCAATCACTATCGGCAAAGAATCTCACGTTGAAAAAACCTCTAGTCTTCCCGAATTATTAGAATTAGTCAAAGAAAAACTGACCATCATCGGCACAAAGATGGTCACAGAAACAGGCAAAACCCTAGGAACCGCTGACGAATACTATGTTGACCCAAGTACCGGTGAAATAACCCAGATCGAGATTTCGGGCGGTAAGCTCGAGGGATTTCTCAATGGCAAGGCGTGGATTTCTGCAGAATACGTTACGACTATCGGGCATGATGTTATCGTGACCCAAAAAGGAAGTGAGAATTCTCTAACCGTATCTGATAAAGGACTTAGTGAATCCTTTAAAAATCTGATCCACACCACGTCTCATCTGGCTTCAGAAACGACCCACACCATCAGCAGCTACTTTAAAAAAGATAGAATAAAGCCTACTTCCCAAGCCGTACAGGATAAACCACCTGTTATCTTTCCAGAAACTGAAACCGAAACAATTCTGTCACCTGAGGAAACTATCCCGGAAATACCTACAACCAAAAACCCCCAGGGGTAA
- the glmU gene encoding bifunctional UDP-N-acetylglucosamine diphosphorylase/glucosamine-1-phosphate N-acetyltransferase GlmU: protein MSNLVAVIMAAGKGTRMKSKLPKVMHSLAGKTLIEHVLDMVDHAGIERSLVIVGHGRENIEACINKRAEMVVQTEQLGTGHAVRQAIPYLDDNQTILVLSGDQPLLRSETIEALIELHQAQKASATVLTAYMEQPFGYGRIIKEGENLVKIVEEKDATSAERNIKEVNTGTYCFRGLALKEALTKITTQNAQGEYYLTEVFDILLKHEKKVLTYCTPNSHEALGINSRGQLAEAEGIIHKRILEHWMAEGVTIVDPASTFIDADVELAQDVTLLPFTRLLGKTRIEEDAVIGPQTSIENCTVGRGAEVFNSVARDAVIGERCHIGPFSYLRPGTRLEAEVKVGDFVEIKNSWIETGAKVPHLSYIGDTHVGKSANIGAGTITCNYDGTKKHPTKIGDHAFIGSNTNLVAPLEVGDYAVTGAGSTLTKNVPARALAVERSQQVVKENWQREKMK, encoded by the coding sequence ATGTCTAATTTGGTAGCTGTGATCATGGCGGCAGGTAAAGGTACAAGAATGAAATCTAAGTTACCCAAAGTCATGCATTCATTAGCTGGGAAAACTCTCATTGAACATGTCTTAGATATGGTTGACCATGCTGGGATTGAACGTTCTCTGGTTATTGTAGGGCATGGACGGGAGAATATTGAAGCCTGTATTAACAAGCGAGCGGAGATGGTCGTTCAGACGGAACAGCTCGGTACAGGGCATGCTGTCAGGCAAGCCATACCTTACTTGGATGACAATCAGACCATTCTTGTTTTAAGTGGAGATCAGCCGCTGCTCAGATCTGAGACCATAGAAGCCCTTATTGAATTGCACCAGGCGCAAAAGGCCAGCGCTACAGTTTTAACAGCCTATATGGAACAGCCATTTGGTTACGGTCGGATAATTAAAGAAGGTGAGAACCTTGTTAAAATTGTTGAAGAAAAAGATGCAACCTCTGCGGAACGAAACATTAAGGAAGTCAACACTGGGACATACTGTTTTAGAGGGCTTGCACTCAAAGAGGCTTTGACAAAAATTACAACTCAAAACGCACAAGGGGAATACTACTTAACGGAAGTCTTTGATATTTTACTTAAGCATGAGAAAAAAGTATTGACTTATTGCACTCCGAATTCTCACGAAGCGTTGGGCATAAATAGCCGGGGTCAATTAGCTGAGGCTGAAGGGATTATTCACAAACGCATTCTTGAGCACTGGATGGCGGAAGGAGTTACGATTGTAGATCCTGCCTCAACCTTTATCGATGCAGACGTAGAATTGGCCCAAGATGTTACGTTATTGCCGTTTACGCGCTTATTGGGGAAAACCCGGATTGAAGAGGATGCTGTGATCGGTCCTCAGACGAGTATTGAGAATTGTACAGTAGGACGCGGCGCGGAGGTGTTTAATAGCGTCGCCAGAGATGCGGTGATTGGAGAACGCTGTCATATTGGTCCGTTCAGCTATCTGCGTCCGGGGACAAGACTGGAAGCGGAAGTAAAAGTAGGAGACTTTGTGGAAATCAAAAATAGTTGGATTGAAACGGGGGCAAAAGTACCCCATTTGAGCTATATTGGAGATACACACGTTGGAAAATCTGCGAATATTGGGGCAGGTACTATTACCTGTAACTATGACGGGACAAAAAAACATCCTACAAAAATCGGTGACCATGCCTTCATCGGCAGTAATACAAATTTAGTTGCTCCCCTGGAAGTGGGGGACTATGCCGTTACGGGTGCAGGGTCTACCCTTACGAAGAATGTTCCGGCAAGAGCCTTAGCAGTTGAACGGAGCCAACAGGTGGTCAAAGAAAATTGGCAGCGCGAAAAGATGAAATAG
- the pth gene encoding aminoacyl-tRNA hydrolase codes for MKVIVGLGNPGSQYSETRHNVGFLLVDLLAEVHKLQFRSKFQGLLADGYVEGERLLLLKPQTFMNLSGRSVIELIHFYKVAQENILIVQDDMDLPLGKLRLRDQGGSGGHNGIKSIQAELGSEKIWRLKMGVGRPPKDWDSARYVLAPFAEGELELLDGALERAEKAVYLWIKGETERAMNLYHR; via the coding sequence ATGAAGGTTATTGTTGGTCTTGGCAATCCTGGGTCTCAATACTCCGAGACGCGCCATAATGTGGGCTTCTTACTGGTAGATCTTCTGGCAGAGGTTCATAAGCTGCAATTTCGCTCTAAGTTTCAGGGATTACTGGCTGATGGTTATGTAGAAGGAGAACGGCTGCTTCTGTTAAAGCCCCAAACATTCATGAATTTGAGCGGACGTTCAGTCATTGAGCTCATTCACTTTTACAAAGTTGCTCAAGAGAATATCTTGATCGTTCAAGATGATATGGATTTACCCCTTGGCAAACTTCGCCTTCGGGATCAGGGCGGCTCCGGCGGACATAATGGGATCAAATCCATTCAGGCTGAATTGGGATCCGAAAAAATATGGCGGCTGAAAATGGGGGTTGGCCGTCCGCCGAAGGATTGGGACTCAGCACGCTATGTATTAGCTCCCTTCGCCGAAGGAGAGCTTGAATTGTTGGATGGGGCATTAGAGCGTGCGGAAAAGGCTGTCTACCTATGGATTAAAGGGGAAACTGAGCGGGCCATGAATTTATACCATCGTTGA